Proteins encoded in a region of the Pseudomonas sp. PDNC002 genome:
- a CDS encoding fimbria/pilus outer membrane usher protein has translation MICRVDPYRGALLPFTLGTLAMVVAGLAQGDADYRFDDNLLMGSGLAGGSLERFNRADQVDPGTYHVDLYLNGQYATRAEVEFRQRGERAEPCFSERFLRQSLGARPDPLAGKDDQGICHWLSERLPASTWNFDTARLRLDLAVPQALLDIKPRGYVSPDEWDAGSTMGFVNYDANLYRSSFEGAGSGGDSDYGYLGLNGGVNLGLWRLRHQSNYTYSSYAGNTRSDWNSIRTYAQRAVPGLRSELTLGDSYTEGNLFGSMGYRGVRLATDDRMLPDSQRQYAPQVRGTANTNARVVISQNGRKIHETTVAPGPFVIDDLYGTAYDGDLDVQVIEADGSVSRFSVPFSAVPESMRPGLSRYSATVGQARQYGDGNDLFGDLTYQRGLTNALTANLGTRVAEDYLALLGGGVLATPYGAFGMNTTFSSATVENNQRKQGWRVGLNYSRTFQPTQTTLTLAGYRYSTEGYRDLGDALSARDASDHGDTWDSSSYKQRNQFTLLVNQGLGEYGNLYLSGSTSDYYDGKSRDTQLQVGYSNTWRQLSYNLAYSRQQTTWYRDVNDDYDPSQPPQYNLQHGSNRNNTLTLSVSMPLGSTSRAPNLNAMASRRSGDSSGSTYQTGLNGTLGADRTLSYSLSAGRDSEGQGTDFNGSLQKQTSVATLNAGYAESSSYRQVNGGLRGAAVLHSGGLTLGPYVGDTFALVEAKGASGAGVRGGQGARVNSSGYAVVPSLSPYRYNPISLDPQGIDENAELVETERKVAPYAGAAVKVEFKTLTGHPLLIQAKLPDGQPLPLGADVLDGNGVNIGMVGQGGQVYARAEGEKGRLRVQWGERAEDSCQLPYDLKGADPDQVLVRLQATCLPEAS, from the coding sequence ATGATCTGCCGCGTTGATCCCTACCGTGGAGCGCTGCTGCCCTTCACCCTCGGAACCCTCGCCATGGTGGTCGCGGGCCTTGCCCAGGGCGATGCGGACTACCGCTTCGACGACAACCTGCTGATGGGCTCGGGCCTGGCCGGCGGCAGCCTGGAGCGCTTCAACCGCGCCGACCAGGTGGACCCCGGCACCTACCACGTCGATCTCTACCTCAACGGCCAGTACGCCACCCGCGCCGAGGTGGAGTTCCGCCAGCGTGGCGAGCGCGCCGAACCCTGCTTCAGCGAGCGCTTCCTGCGCCAGAGCCTGGGCGCGCGCCCCGACCCGCTGGCCGGCAAGGATGACCAGGGCATCTGCCACTGGCTCAGCGAGCGGCTGCCCGCCTCGACCTGGAATTTCGACACCGCACGCCTGCGCCTCGACCTCGCGGTGCCCCAGGCACTGCTCGACATCAAGCCGCGCGGCTACGTGAGCCCCGACGAGTGGGATGCCGGCAGCACCATGGGCTTCGTCAACTACGACGCCAACCTCTACCGTTCGAGCTTCGAAGGCGCCGGCAGTGGCGGTGATTCGGACTACGGCTACCTCGGCCTGAATGGCGGCGTGAATCTCGGCCTGTGGCGCCTGCGCCACCAGTCCAACTACACCTACTCCAGCTACGCCGGGAACACCCGCAGCGACTGGAACAGCATCCGCACCTACGCCCAGCGCGCCGTGCCCGGCCTGCGCAGCGAACTGACCCTGGGCGACAGCTACACCGAAGGCAACCTGTTCGGCAGCATGGGCTATCGCGGCGTGCGCCTGGCCACCGACGATCGCATGCTGCCCGACTCGCAACGCCAGTACGCGCCCCAGGTGCGCGGCACCGCGAACACCAATGCGCGGGTGGTGATCAGCCAGAACGGCCGGAAGATCCACGAGACCACCGTGGCGCCCGGCCCCTTCGTCATCGACGACCTCTACGGTACCGCCTACGACGGCGACCTGGACGTGCAGGTGATCGAGGCCGACGGCAGCGTCTCGCGCTTCTCCGTGCCCTTCTCCGCCGTGCCCGAGTCCATGCGCCCCGGCCTGTCGCGCTACAGCGCCACGGTCGGCCAGGCGCGCCAGTACGGCGACGGCAATGACCTGTTCGGTGACCTGACCTACCAGCGCGGCCTGACCAACGCCCTCACCGCGAACCTCGGCACGCGCGTCGCCGAGGACTACCTGGCGCTGCTTGGCGGCGGCGTGCTGGCCACGCCCTACGGCGCCTTCGGCATGAACACCACCTTCTCCAGCGCCACCGTGGAGAACAACCAGCGCAAGCAGGGCTGGCGCGTCGGCCTGAACTACAGCCGGACCTTCCAGCCGACCCAGACCACCCTGACGCTGGCCGGCTATCGCTACTCCACCGAAGGCTACCGTGACCTGGGCGATGCGCTCTCGGCACGCGATGCCAGCGACCACGGCGACACCTGGGACTCGAGCAGCTACAAGCAGCGCAACCAGTTCACCCTGCTGGTCAACCAGGGATTGGGCGAGTACGGGAACCTCTACCTGTCCGGCTCCACCAGCGACTACTACGACGGCAAGAGCCGCGACACCCAGTTGCAGGTCGGCTACTCCAATACCTGGCGCCAGCTCAGCTACAACCTCGCCTACTCGCGCCAGCAGACCACCTGGTACCGCGACGTGAATGACGACTACGACCCGTCGCAGCCGCCGCAGTACAACCTGCAGCACGGCAGCAACCGCAACAACACCCTGACCCTGAGCGTTTCCATGCCGCTGGGCTCCACCAGCCGCGCGCCGAACCTCAACGCCATGGCCTCGCGGCGCTCCGGCGACAGCAGCGGCAGCACCTACCAGACCGGCCTCAACGGCACCCTGGGCGCGGACCGCACCCTGAGCTATTCGCTTTCCGCCGGGCGCGACAGCGAAGGCCAGGGCACCGATTTCAACGGCAGCCTGCAGAAGCAGACCTCGGTCGCCACGCTCAACGCCGGTTACGCCGAAAGCTCCAGCTACCGCCAGGTCAACGGCGGCCTGCGCGGCGCGGCGGTGCTACACAGCGGCGGCCTGACCCTGGGTCCCTACGTCGGCGATACCTTCGCCCTGGTGGAAGCCAAGGGCGCCAGCGGCGCGGGTGTACGCGGCGGCCAGGGCGCGCGGGTGAACAGTAGCGGCTACGCCGTGGTGCCGTCGCTCTCGCCCTACCGCTACAACCCCATCAGCCTCGACCCGCAAGGCATCGACGAGAACGCCGAGCTGGTGGAAACCGAACGCAAGGTCGCGCCCTACGCCGGTGCCGCCGTGAAGGTCGAGTTCAAGACCCTCACCGGCCACCCGCTGCTGATCCAGGCGAAGCTGCCCGATGGCCAGCCACTGCCGCTGGGCGCCGACGTGCTCGACGGCAACGGCGTGAACATCGGCATGGTCGGCCAGGGCGGGCAGGTCTATGCCCGCGCCGAAGGCGAGAAAGGCCGGCTGCGCGTGCAATGGGGCGAGCGTGCCGAAGACAGTTGCCAGCTCCCCTACGACCTCAAGGGCGCCGACCCCGACCAGGTGCTGGTGCGCCTGCAAGCGACCTGCCTACCGGAGGCTTCATGA
- a CDS encoding fimbrial protein has translation MNPILRSLPLLALLLAPTAWATCYKVTGVGTATTTLNYQIRPGEGVAGAWPGDGACDTCNGSLGLPSVINVSDASFQPDGTLIASAVSPITQYGNSAGYDAERVFFRCAPGDAVYEMFSSNADDLYSGWYNGGDSVGNSIGLQSAYRTAWPNVLLRLTHVETGQYFTDVWRERQLSGLDIDSRGYQLVKAKNLSAVRAELFRAPLESTRYYSATIASQAYLYTQPAGYIAIKGPGLAYPNVGQTHYGNYSGWHYNWPGAIGLYGDVTLKRYPTCAVTNVTPHVVFPSISIGEINSGANREMPFQVDFKCQTGVINSTAANGTALGIKVSAGALAASSGLGLVNANGGLSYLVSDRYGQPGMAKGVGIRLLRNGSAMNLLANEDSANGSNAEARGWYPVIGSASNNTGTVSGITQYSETFRARLEKLSLGAMPTVTAGRVEATAQVVIRVQ, from the coding sequence ATGAACCCCATCCTGCGCAGCCTGCCGCTGCTCGCCCTGCTGCTTGCGCCGACGGCCTGGGCCACCTGTTACAAAGTCACCGGCGTGGGCACGGCAACCACCACGCTGAACTACCAGATCCGCCCCGGCGAGGGCGTCGCCGGCGCCTGGCCGGGCGATGGCGCCTGCGATACCTGCAATGGCTCCCTTGGCCTGCCCAGCGTGATCAACGTCAGCGATGCCAGTTTCCAGCCCGACGGCACCCTGATTGCCAGCGCCGTATCCCCCATCACCCAGTACGGCAATTCCGCCGGCTACGACGCCGAGCGCGTGTTCTTCCGCTGCGCGCCGGGCGATGCGGTGTACGAGATGTTTTCCTCCAACGCCGATGACCTCTACAGCGGCTGGTACAACGGTGGCGACAGCGTGGGCAACTCCATCGGCCTGCAGTCGGCCTACCGTACGGCGTGGCCCAATGTGCTGCTGCGCCTGACCCACGTCGAAACCGGCCAGTACTTCACCGATGTCTGGCGCGAACGCCAGCTCAGCGGGCTGGACATCGACTCGCGCGGCTACCAACTGGTCAAGGCGAAAAACCTCAGTGCCGTGCGCGCCGAACTGTTCCGCGCACCGCTGGAAAGCACCCGCTACTACTCGGCAACCATCGCCTCCCAGGCGTACCTCTATACCCAGCCCGCCGGCTACATCGCCATCAAGGGGCCAGGCCTGGCCTACCCCAACGTCGGCCAGACGCACTACGGCAACTACAGCGGCTGGCACTACAACTGGCCGGGCGCCATCGGTCTGTATGGTGATGTGACGCTCAAGCGCTATCCGACCTGCGCCGTCACCAACGTCACGCCGCATGTGGTCTTCCCGTCGATCTCCATCGGCGAAATCAACTCGGGAGCCAACCGCGAGATGCCCTTCCAGGTCGATTTCAAGTGCCAGACCGGCGTGATCAACAGCACCGCCGCCAACGGCACGGCGCTGGGCATCAAGGTCTCCGCCGGGGCGTTGGCGGCTTCCTCCGGGCTCGGGCTGGTCAATGCCAACGGCGGGCTGTCCTACCTGGTTTCCGACCGCTATGGCCAACCCGGCATGGCCAAGGGCGTGGGCATCCGCCTGCTGCGCAACGGCAGCGCGATGAACCTGCTGGCCAACGAGGACTCCGCCAACGGCAGCAACGCCGAAGCGCGTGGCTGGTACCCGGTGATCGGCAGCGCCTCGAACAACACCGGTACGGTGAGCGGCATTACCCAGTACAGCGAAACCTTCCGCGCACGGCTGGAAAAGCTCAGCCTGGGCGCCATGCCGACGGTCACCGCCGGCCGCGTCGAGGCGACCGCGCAGGTGGTGATCCGTGTTCAGTAA
- a CDS encoding fimbrial protein: MKLHATALAVAAAFAVPGLAFAANTINFSGEVTDQTCSAVVDGNTDPTVILDSVPVSALNGTVGQTTGETSFTLQLTGCAAPSGADEHFTTLFQATNATASGNLTNTASSGATGVALQLLDGPAGAPVNLAGGAAVAAGDIVLADGETSASYDYAVQYISEATTVTPGPVLGSVTYTLRYE, encoded by the coding sequence ATGAAACTTCACGCAACCGCCCTGGCTGTCGCAGCCGCTTTTGCTGTGCCGGGCCTTGCCTTCGCCGCCAACACCATCAACTTCAGCGGTGAAGTCACCGACCAGACCTGTTCGGCCGTGGTCGATGGCAACACCGATCCAACCGTAATCCTCGACAGTGTCCCGGTCAGCGCCCTGAACGGTACCGTCGGCCAGACCACCGGTGAAACCAGCTTCACCCTGCAACTGACCGGTTGCGCCGCTCCCAGCGGGGCCGACGAGCACTTCACCACGCTGTTCCAGGCGACCAACGCCACCGCCTCGGGCAACCTCACCAACACTGCCTCCAGCGGTGCCACTGGCGTGGCCCTGCAACTGCTCGACGGTCCGGCCGGCGCCCCGGTGAACCTGGCGGGCGGCGCGGCCGTGGCCGCCGGCGACATCGTCCTCGCCGATGGTGAAACCAGCGCCAGCTACGACTACGCGGTGCAGTACATCTCCGAAGCCACCACCGTGACCCCCGGGCCGGTACTCGGCTCGGTGACCTACACCCTGCGTTACGAGTGA
- a CDS encoding DUF899 domain-containing protein: protein MKLANQDFPRVVSQAAWRQARIRLLEQEKAATHARDALNAQRRELPVVHIDKDYRFEGPHGPLRLLDLFEGRPQLIVYHFMFHRDTALGCDGCSFLIDNIGRLEHLHARGTTFAMVSRAPLAEIAPFRARMGWQFPWYSSFGSDFNYDFHVSVDETVAPVEYNYRDKAELERLGQDYHVRGEQPGMSVFLRDGDQVFHSYSTYGRGLEAPLFTYHLLDLTPLGRGEGWGGMPDYQGKGMNWTRFHDDYDEAPQPHSCCGS, encoded by the coding sequence ATGAAACTGGCCAATCAGGATTTTCCACGAGTGGTTTCACAGGCCGCCTGGCGCCAGGCGCGGATTCGCCTGCTGGAACAGGAGAAGGCCGCCACCCACGCCCGCGACGCGCTCAACGCCCAGCGCCGCGAGTTGCCGGTGGTACACATCGACAAGGACTACCGCTTCGAAGGCCCGCACGGCCCGCTGCGCCTGCTCGACCTGTTCGAGGGCCGGCCGCAGCTGATCGTCTACCACTTCATGTTCCACCGCGACACCGCGCTGGGCTGCGACGGATGCTCGTTCCTGATCGACAATATCGGCCGACTGGAACACCTGCATGCCCGTGGCACCACCTTCGCCATGGTGTCCCGCGCGCCGCTGGCGGAAATCGCGCCGTTCCGCGCGCGCATGGGCTGGCAGTTCCCCTGGTACTCGTCGTTCGGCAGCGATTTCAACTATGACTTCCATGTCAGCGTCGACGAGACAGTCGCCCCGGTGGAATACAACTACCGTGACAAGGCCGAGCTGGAGCGCCTCGGCCAGGACTACCACGTGCGCGGCGAGCAACCGGGCATGAGCGTGTTCCTGCGCGACGGCGACCAGGTCTTCCACAGTTACTCGACCTACGGCCGGGGGCTGGAAGCGCCGCTGTTCACCTACCACCTGCTCGACCTCACCCCGCTGGGGCGCGGCGAAGGCTGGGGTGGCATGCCCGATTACCAGGGCAAGGGCATGAACTGGACGCGCTTCCACGACGACTACGACGAAGCTCCGCAGCCGCACAGTTGCTGCGGGTCCTGA
- a CDS encoding molecular chaperone, giving the protein MNALPLRAATLALALLASVTASLAQASVVITGTRVIYPGDAREKTVQMTNKDGFPNVIQAWIDVDDPASTPDTAKAPFLVNPAVSRMAPGSGQTLRIIYTGSGLPQDRESLFHLNVLQIPPRNAAKADQNQMLLMLRNRLKLFYRPASIAGSPDQLPEKLRFSLVQTGSGWRVKVENPTGFHASFGSATLSVGEHQWKLQPGMVAPMSQAQWQAEKPSTLPAGTPRLSALLINDYGARVELRHDLPR; this is encoded by the coding sequence ATGAATGCCCTCCCACTTCGCGCGGCGACGCTCGCGCTCGCCCTGTTGGCATCCGTCACCGCCTCCCTGGCCCAGGCCAGCGTGGTGATCACCGGCACTCGCGTGATCTACCCCGGCGATGCACGGGAAAAGACCGTGCAGATGACCAACAAGGACGGATTCCCCAACGTCATCCAGGCCTGGATCGACGTCGACGATCCCGCCTCGACGCCGGACACCGCCAAGGCACCGTTCCTCGTCAACCCGGCGGTATCGCGCATGGCGCCCGGCAGCGGCCAGACCCTGCGGATCATCTACACCGGTTCCGGCCTGCCGCAGGACCGCGAATCGCTGTTCCACCTCAACGTGCTGCAGATTCCACCGCGCAACGCCGCCAAGGCCGACCAGAACCAGATGCTGCTGATGCTGCGCAACCGCCTGAAGCTGTTCTATCGCCCGGCCAGCATCGCCGGCAGCCCGGACCAACTGCCCGAGAAGCTGCGTTTCTCCCTGGTTCAGACTGGCAGCGGCTGGCGTGTGAAAGTGGAGAACCCCACCGGCTTCCACGCCTCCTTCGGCAGCGCGACGCTCAGCGTCGGCGAGCACCAGTGGAAGCTGCAGCCAGGCATGGTCGCACCGATGAGCCAGGCGCAATGGCAGGCGGAAAAGCCTTCGACACTGCCGGCCGGCACACCGCGATTGTCCGCCCTGCTGATCAACGACTACGGCGCAAGAGTGGAACTTCGCCATGATCTGCCGCGTTGA
- a CDS encoding YciI family protein produces the protein MKYLCLIYVDDQRLSSLSEPEYRRLMDECFANDEYQRRAGRVLASEALETVETATTLRHEPAGLAITDGPFAETREYLGGFVLIDARDLNEALQIAQRIPSGRLGAVEVRPVRDWDRYFAGR, from the coding sequence ATGAAGTACCTCTGTCTGATCTATGTGGATGACCAGCGCCTGTCGAGCCTGTCCGAGCCGGAATACCGGCGCCTGATGGACGAGTGCTTCGCCAACGACGAGTACCAGCGCCGGGCTGGCCGGGTGTTGGCCTCCGAGGCGCTGGAAACGGTGGAAACCGCCACTACGCTGCGTCATGAGCCGGCGGGGCTGGCGATCACCGACGGCCCGTTCGCCGAGACCCGCGAGTACCTGGGCGGCTTCGTGCTGATCGACGCGCGTGACCTCAACGAGGCGCTGCAGATTGCGCAGCGAATTCCCAGTGGCCGCCTGGGCGCTGTGGAAGTCCGCCCGGTGCGCGACTGGGACCGTTACTTCGCCGGGCGCTGA
- a CDS encoding RNA polymerase sigma factor, translated as MHEYAAQPLRDVVDDIYRRESRRVLATLIRLLGDFDLAEEALHEAFVAAVDQWRRDGVPANPRAWLVSAGRFKAIDGLRRRSRFDASLTQIAEQLEIDTQSVEEQADESVEDDRLRLIFTCCHPALPADAQVPLTLREVCDLKTEEIARAYLATPSTIAQRIVRAKAKIRDAQIPYQVPEAAELPERLASVLRVIYLVFNEGYSASAGDSLTRTDLSAEAIRLGRQLLELLPETEVMGLLALMLLHESRREARTAEDGELVLLENQDRARWDRALIAEGQQLISAALRTRRVGPYTLQAAISAVHAAAPDMASTDWTEIVGLYDLLLAMQPSPVIELNRTVALAMRDGPQAGLTQVDAILARGELQDYHLAHAARADFLRRLDRRAQAREAYERALALAKLEPERRFLELRLRELEE; from the coding sequence ATGCACGAGTACGCCGCCCAGCCCCTGCGTGACGTGGTGGATGACATCTACCGCCGCGAATCGCGCCGGGTGTTGGCCACGCTGATCCGCCTGCTGGGCGATTTCGATCTCGCCGAGGAGGCGCTGCACGAAGCCTTCGTCGCCGCCGTGGACCAGTGGCGGCGTGACGGCGTGCCGGCCAACCCGCGCGCCTGGCTGGTCTCCGCCGGGCGCTTCAAGGCCATCGATGGCCTGCGCCGGCGTTCGCGTTTCGATGCCTCCCTGACGCAGATCGCCGAGCAGTTGGAGATCGACACCCAGTCGGTGGAAGAGCAGGCCGACGAGAGCGTCGAGGACGACCGCCTGCGGCTGATCTTCACCTGCTGCCACCCGGCACTGCCGGCCGACGCACAGGTGCCGCTGACCCTGCGCGAAGTCTGCGACCTGAAGACCGAGGAAATCGCCCGCGCCTACCTCGCCACGCCCTCGACCATCGCCCAGCGCATCGTCCGCGCCAAGGCGAAGATCCGCGATGCACAGATTCCCTACCAGGTACCCGAGGCGGCGGAGCTGCCGGAGCGCCTGGCCAGCGTGCTGCGGGTCATCTACCTGGTGTTCAACGAAGGCTATTCGGCCTCGGCCGGCGACTCGCTGACACGCACCGACCTGTCCGCCGAAGCCATCCGCCTGGGCCGACAACTGCTGGAGTTGCTGCCGGAGACGGAAGTAATGGGACTGCTGGCGCTGATGCTGCTGCACGAGTCCCGACGTGAGGCACGCACCGCCGAGGACGGCGAGCTGGTGCTGTTGGAGAACCAGGATCGAGCGCGCTGGGATCGCGCGCTGATTGCGGAGGGCCAGCAACTGATCAGCGCCGCGCTGCGGACCCGCCGCGTCGGCCCCTACACGCTGCAAGCGGCCATCTCCGCCGTACATGCTGCCGCTCCCGACATGGCCTCCACCGACTGGACGGAAATCGTCGGTCTCTACGACCTCCTGCTGGCCATGCAGCCCTCGCCGGTGATCGAGCTCAACCGTACCGTGGCCCTGGCCATGCGCGACGGGCCGCAAGCGGGTTTGACACAGGTCGATGCGATCCTTGCCCGGGGCGAGTTACAGGACTATCACCTCGCCCACGCCGCCCGCGCTGACTTCCTGCGCCGCCTGGATCGCCGCGCGCAAGCACGCGAAGCCTACGAGCGCGCCCTGGCACTGGCGAAGCTGGAGCCGGAGCGGCGCTTCCTCGAGCTGCGTCTTCGCGAGCTGGAGGAGTAG
- a CDS encoding SDR family NAD(P)-dependent oxidoreductase — MNNDLFSLAGKTVLVTGASSGIGAHLARVAARHGARVVLAARRTERLAQVAEAIRADGGEAHAVALDVTDRASVEAAFDSAEAQFGVIEVVLNNAGIGNGQRALDVSEDDWRAMLSTNLDGVWRVAQCAAQRLAKAGRGGSIVNIASILGLRVGGGYSHYCAAKAGVVQLSKSLALELARFNVRVNAIAPGYFKTEMNDAYFDSDKGQAYIRDTVPMRRLGQLTELEGPFLLLASEAGAFMTGAVLAVDGGHLVSSL; from the coding sequence ATGAACAACGACCTCTTCTCCCTCGCCGGCAAGACCGTGCTGGTCACCGGAGCCTCCAGCGGCATCGGCGCCCACCTGGCGCGCGTGGCTGCACGTCACGGCGCCCGCGTGGTGCTGGCGGCGCGACGCACTGAACGACTGGCGCAAGTGGCCGAAGCGATCCGCGCTGACGGCGGCGAAGCCCACGCCGTGGCACTAGACGTGACCGACCGCGCCAGCGTGGAAGCCGCCTTCGACAGCGCAGAAGCGCAATTTGGCGTGATCGAGGTAGTGCTCAACAATGCCGGCATCGGCAACGGCCAGCGCGCGCTGGACGTCAGCGAAGACGACTGGCGCGCCATGCTCTCCACCAACCTCGACGGCGTCTGGCGCGTCGCCCAGTGCGCGGCACAGCGCCTGGCCAAGGCCGGGCGCGGCGGCAGTATCGTCAATATCGCCTCGATCCTCGGCCTGCGTGTGGGCGGCGGCTACAGCCACTACTGTGCGGCCAAGGCTGGCGTGGTGCAGCTGAGCAAATCCCTGGCGCTGGAACTGGCGCGCTTCAACGTGCGGGTCAACGCCATCGCACCGGGCTACTTCAAGACCGAGATGAACGATGCCTACTTCGACAGCGACAAGGGCCAGGCCTACATCCGCGATACCGTTCCCATGCGCCGCCTCGGCCAGCTGACGGAGCTGGAAGGCCCCTTCCTGCTACTGGCCAGCGAGGCCGGTGCCTTCATGACCGGCGCGGTGCTGGCCGTGGACGGCGGGCACCTGGTGAGCAGCCTGTAA
- a CDS encoding type 1 glutamine amidotransferase: MSNSNIGNKKQTLRKPVVLMSMGSQERKGHDYQVMTHKYIVPLVEQSDCVPVLVPTCCGIEDLDQYLDMADGVYLTGAGSNIDPTLYGQENETPGKGQDKDRDNFDIPLIKAAIARGLPIFGICRGMQEINVALGGDIYQKVYAEPGFNDHRENPEDPVDVQYSQVHGVRPQPGSWLQQLLGDEIRVNSLHGQGLKNLGKGIEAIALAEDGLVEAIHAPTLSSFLFAVQWHPEWQAAKNPDSVKIFQAFGDACRQQVKKKSARALAA, from the coding sequence ATGTCCAACAGCAACATTGGCAACAAGAAACAGACTCTCCGTAAACCCGTCGTCCTGATGTCCATGGGCAGCCAAGAGCGCAAAGGCCACGACTATCAGGTAATGACCCACAAATACATCGTGCCCCTGGTCGAACAGTCCGATTGCGTGCCGGTTCTGGTGCCGACCTGCTGCGGCATCGAAGACCTCGATCAGTACCTCGACATGGCCGACGGCGTGTACCTGACCGGCGCCGGCAGCAACATCGATCCGACCCTGTACGGCCAGGAGAACGAAACTCCCGGCAAGGGCCAGGACAAGGACCGCGACAACTTCGACATCCCGCTGATCAAGGCCGCCATCGCGCGTGGCCTGCCGATCTTCGGCATCTGCCGCGGCATGCAGGAAATCAACGTGGCCCTGGGCGGCGATATCTACCAGAAGGTCTACGCCGAGCCCGGCTTCAACGACCATCGCGAGAATCCCGAAGACCCGGTCGACGTGCAGTACAGCCAGGTCCACGGCGTTCGCCCGCAACCGGGTAGCTGGCTGCAGCAGCTGCTGGGGGACGAGATCCGCGTCAACTCGCTGCACGGCCAGGGCCTGAAGAACCTCGGCAAGGGCATCGAAGCCATCGCCCTCGCCGAAGACGGCCTGGTCGAGGCGATCCACGCGCCGACTCTTTCCTCCTTCCTCTTCGCGGTGCAATGGCACCCGGAATGGCAGGCGGCGAAGAACCCCGACTCGGTGAAGATCTTCCAGGCCTTTGGCGATGCATGCCGCCAACAGGTGAAGAAGAAATCGGCGCGCGCCCTCGCCGCCTGA
- a CDS encoding nuclear transport factor 2 family protein, with translation MTAAEKNPAHVELHALLESWLKAVRAADVEGITRHYAHDILAFDAVKQLQFKGVEAYASHWRDCLKMCKESTFEMHELSFEGGGETAFGHYLAYCGGTDDKGQHNASWVRVTVGLRREAGQWKIAHEHFSIPFDPATGQLLFDAKP, from the coding sequence ATGACTGCCGCTGAAAAGAACCCCGCTCACGTCGAGCTGCACGCGCTGCTGGAAAGCTGGTTGAAGGCCGTGCGCGCGGCCGACGTGGAGGGCATCACCCGCCACTATGCCCACGATATCCTCGCCTTCGATGCGGTGAAGCAACTGCAGTTCAAGGGCGTCGAGGCTTATGCCAGCCATTGGCGCGACTGCCTGAAGATGTGCAAGGAAAGCACTTTCGAGATGCACGAGTTGAGCTTCGAAGGAGGTGGCGAGACGGCCTTCGGGCATTACCTTGCCTATTGCGGCGGCACCGACGACAAGGGCCAGCACAATGCCTCCTGGGTGCGTGTGACCGTCGGCCTGCGGCGCGAGGCGGGGCAGTGGAAGATTGCCCACGAGCACTTCTCCATTCCCTTCGATCCGGCGACCGGGCAGTTGCTGTTCGATGCCAAGCCCTGA
- a CDS encoding SRPBCC family protein, with protein MLKWIALVVVLAVVVVLVLAANRPGTFRVERTMRIQAPPERVQGYIEDFHLWRQWSPYEKLDPDMQRTYSGAEKGRGAVYAWSGNGKAGAGRMEIVENDPGSRVTIALDFLKPFKASNTAEFSLVPRDGGTEVTWAMFGPVPFVAKIMHLFIDVDRMVGKDFEAGLANLKALAEQG; from the coding sequence ATGCTCAAGTGGATTGCGTTGGTGGTGGTACTGGCCGTGGTGGTGGTTCTGGTGCTGGCGGCGAATCGTCCCGGAACCTTCCGGGTGGAGCGCACCATGCGCATCCAGGCGCCGCCGGAACGGGTGCAGGGCTATATCGAGGACTTCCACCTGTGGCGCCAATGGTCGCCCTACGAGAAGCTCGACCCGGACATGCAGCGCACCTATTCCGGCGCGGAGAAGGGCCGTGGCGCGGTGTATGCCTGGTCCGGCAACGGCAAGGCCGGCGCGGGGCGCATGGAGATCGTCGAGAACGATCCGGGCAGCCGCGTGACCATCGCGCTGGACTTCCTCAAGCCGTTCAAAGCCAGCAACACCGCCGAATTCAGTCTGGTGCCGCGCGACGGCGGCACCGAGGTGACCTGGGCGATGTTCGGCCCGGTGCCCTTCGTGGCGAAGATCATGCACCTGTTCATCGATGTGGACCGCATGGTCGGCAAGGACTTCGAGGCTGGCCTGGCCAACCTCAAGGCGCTTGCCGAGCAAGGCTGA